Proteins from one Dromiciops gliroides isolate mDroGli1 chromosome 6, mDroGli1.pri, whole genome shotgun sequence genomic window:
- the LOC122732458 gene encoding olfactory receptor 1009-like, which yields MASGNYTRVTEFILVGLKCHPKLQVVLFLLILLFYLINLTGNLGMIILIRIDARLHTPMYFFLSHLSFVDMSFSSIVAPKMLRDFFEERKTISFLGCALQQWFFGFFVPIECFLLASMAYDRYVAICNPLLYSIAMSQKHCNQLVAIPYAVGFIDAMIHTPAAFRLPFCGPNVINHFFCDIFPLLSLICADTNINKLLVFVIAGIVGVFSGLIILVSYIYILTAILRISSAEGRQKAFSTCSSHLTAVTILYGTLFFVYVRPSSSFSMNTNKLVSMFYTSVTPMLNPLIYSLRNKEVKDAIHRAIAKKKFCTML from the coding sequence ATGGCCAGTGGAAACTACACCAGAGTCACTGAGTTCATTTTGGTCGGCTTGAAGTGTCATCCAAAACTACAGGTCGTTCTCTTCCTTCTTATTCTGCTTTTTTATCTCATTAATCTGACAGGTAATTTGGGGATGATCATCCTCATACGGATTGATGCCCGCCTTCACACCCCCATGTATTTTTTCCTCAGTCACCTGTCTTTTGTGGACATGAGCTTCTCATCCATAGTGGCTCCCAAAATGCTTAGAGACTTCTTTGAGGAGAGAAAAACCATCTCTTTCCTAGGCTGTGCCTTACAACAATggttctttggtttttttgtgccCATCGAATGCTTCCTCTTGGCATCCATGGCCTATGACCGCTATGTTGCAATCTGTAACCCACTACTTTACTCCATCGCAATGTCTCAGAAACATTGTAACCAGCTGGTGGCTATCCCTTATGCAGTTGGGTTCATAGATGCAATGATTCATACACCTGCTGCTTTCCGTCTCCCTTTCTGTGGTCCAAATGTCATCAATCACTTCTTCTGTGacatttttcccctcctctccctcataTGTGCTGATACCAACATCAATAAGTTATTAGTTTTTGTTATTGCTGGAATTGTTGGTGTCTTTAGTGGCCTGATCATCCTTGTCTCCTACATCTATATCCTCACAGCTATCCTGAGGATCAGCTCTgcagaagggagacagaaagcctTCTCCACCTGCTCTTCCCATCTCACTGCAGTCACCATCTTATATGGGACCCTCTTCTTTGTCTATGTGCGGCCTAGCTCAAGTTTCTCCATGAATACCAATAAACTTGTCTCTATGTTTTATACTTCAGTAACCCCCATGTTGAACCCCCTCATCTATAGCCTAAGGaacaaggaggtcaaagatgCTATCCATAGGGCCATTGCTAAAAAGAAGTTTTGCACCATGCTATGA